One Syntrophales bacterium genomic window, CATAAAGTTACTCCAAAAATGACCGCAAAAATTGCTTTTGCGGGTCAAATGGCCCCCTCATTCGAAGCAGCAGAGCAAGGTTTTGAATATTTGATGGGGTTTCAAAACATGTCAGTCAGTGAATCATCGGAATAATTCAAAAAGATGATGACGGTCCCAAAGTGCAATACCCCGGTCTTTAGCAAAATTTATTGCATCAATCGAAAAGCCGCTCGGACAAACTACAACGCCTCTTGTGTTAGTAGCATCTTTCGGCATCGCTCCATTTAAGGCTCTAATTACGTCAACAGCTACGGGAGTTAGATGATTTTTACATTGAATGTAAAGGGTTGTTTCTACACCAATATCGTCATTCCGCCGGGCTATGAGGTCAATCCCCCCATCGCGCGTCAAAGGCGTGGTTTCCACTTTCCATTTCTTTTGTTCCAAGAGCTTTTTCACATGTTCCTCAAATTCCACGCCACTCATTTCTGCATAGGTTCCTTTGAATGCCGATTTCCGTTTTGATAATTTCAAGCGTTCCGGAGGGATTAATCCAAACAAGCCGAAAAGTTCTTCGCTTGACAGTTTTGACTTTAAATCGATTGAAACACTGTCAACCAATTCATCGAAAAGCAATTGCTTTTCCTTTAAAATTTTCTCAATCCGTTCCTCAATCGTATCTTCGATAACATATTTATAAACATTAACTGGAAAAGTTTGGCCGAGACGATGGGCTCTGTCCTCAGCCTGATGTTCAACGGCAGGATTCCACCAGCGGTCAAAATGAAAAACATATGAAGCATCCTGTAAATTTAGCCCTTGTCCGCCGGCGCGGAGGGAAAGAATGAGAATCTTATGATCTCGATTCTCTTTGAATGTTTTAATGATCATGTCTCGACGCAATTGTGAAAGATCGCCGGTATACAGCAGAGGATTAAAGTCTTTAAGGTTTGATGCTATGGCATTTGCTCCATATGTTGAATCCGTGAATTGGGAAAAGATTAGGGCCCGATATCCCTCAGACACGAGAGTAATCAATTTTTCCAGGACATCATCAAATTTAACTGAGCTTCCCGTAGATGGACAAAAATTGCATATCTGCTTCAATTTCATAATAAGTTCGAGAATGTTTTCTATTCTAACAGACTCACCACTTTCCTTTAGCTGGACGATACCTTCTTTTTCAGCACGCTCATAGTATTCACGCTGCGGCCTATTCATTGTTAGAGATATCTGGTTGACCATTTTGGGTGGAAGCTGGGGGAGCACATCTTGTTTCTTCCGGCGAAGCTGTAAACTTTTATGTTTTTCCTGGAGTTCAAAACCAGGTTTGAGCCTCGGCGGTGTTTCACCTTCTTTAAGGGTCGTTACGAATTCGAGAATAGAAGCGAGATCATCTTCCCGGTTTTCAAGTGGTGTGCCCGTAAGTGCCCAAGCCCGCTGTCGATGAAGAAGTTTACATTTACGACTGATCTCCACGTCACGATTTTTAATTTTCTGAGCTTCATCAAGAATAACAACATCCCATACACGGCGACGGGGAGGTGATTGAGCATTGTCGGTACAATCAGACCGTAAGGTTTCATAACTCGTAAGGTAAATATGGGCAGATGTAACCCATTGCCATGTTCGTTCTGCCGTTGTACCACGAATGGTGGAGGTACGTAATTCTGGAGCCCAATAGTGGATTTCTTTTCGCCACTGACCGACAAGGCTTGCTGGAACAATCAGTAGACAAGACTCGATGCGGCGTTGAAGAAAAAGGATTCGCAGGGCACCTAGCGCCTGAATTGTCTTCCCGAGTCCCATATCATCTGCAAGCAACAAGGCATCTCTTGAAAGCAGGGTTTTTATTCCTTCTATCTGATAATCGAACAAGGTTCCTGGCCATTCCAACGGACCGCTTCTTGATAGTAAAACTTCAGTTGGTGGTTGGAGCAAATAAGCTAACCGTTTGGAAAGAGGGATTTCTGGTTCAGCCTTATTATTATCCATATCTTGAGAAGTTTGCAGAGCCAGATCTGATCGTGTCGGCTTTGACAATTTTGCCCCGGGCATACTCTCTTTCAACAGGATACCGGCGAGTCCAACACTACCGCGGACACAACCACCAGATTGTGTCTGACCGGAAATGAGATTAATTGGTATAGTTAAGGTATGTGGGACCATTAATGAAATGGGTGACGACAAAGAATTGTCATCCGATGTTGATAAATCCTGAGGAACAGATAGGATTACCGATGGTACAGACAGCCCCTGGGGAATATACTCGCTAAGCTTAACAGGCCGCCTAAAAAAACCA contains:
- a CDS encoding SNF2-related protein, whose product is MMTTDVIWWKEHHIGNVPRARWFGFFRRPVKLSEYIPQGLSVPSVILSVPQDLSTSDDNSLSSPISLMVPHTLTIPINLISGQTQSGGCVRGSVGLAGILLKESMPGAKLSKPTRSDLALQTSQDMDNNKAEPEIPLSKRLAYLLQPPTEVLLSRSGPLEWPGTLFDYQIEGIKTLLSRDALLLADDMGLGKTIQALGALRILFLQRRIESCLLIVPASLVGQWRKEIHYWAPELRTSTIRGTTAERTWQWVTSAHIYLTSYETLRSDCTDNAQSPPRRRVWDVVILDEAQKIKNRDVEISRKCKLLHRQRAWALTGTPLENREDDLASILEFVTTLKEGETPPRLKPGFELQEKHKSLQLRRKKQDVLPQLPPKMVNQISLTMNRPQREYYERAEKEGIVQLKESGESVRIENILELIMKLKQICNFCPSTGSSVKFDDVLEKLITLVSEGYRALIFSQFTDSTYGANAIASNLKDFNPLLYTGDLSQLRRDMIIKTFKENRDHKILILSLRAGGQGLNLQDASYVFHFDRWWNPAVEHQAEDRAHRLGQTFPVNVYKYVIEDTIEERIEKILKEKQLLFDELVDSVSIDLKSKLSSEELFGLFGLIPPERLKLSKRKSAFKGTYAEMSGVEFEEHVKKLLEQKKWKVETTPLTRDGGIDLIARRNDDIGVETTLYIQCKNHLTPVAVDVIRALNGAMPKDATNTRGVVVCPSGFSIDAINFAKDRGIALWDRHHLFELFR